A section of the Oryzias latipes chromosome 10, ASM223467v1 genome encodes:
- the nkx2-5 gene encoding homeobox protein Nkx-2.5 (The RefSeq protein has 1 substitution, 1 non-frameshifting indel compared to this genomic sequence), which translates to MFPSPSTSTPFSVKDILNLEQNQGVMVSSHEVSSRMDCCAVPTSSSSSSSSCMLARLKQEPLREMSSSTVTSMFGEEIHDSKASRAHALSFTSAFYGKVVMDMEMDKKSNEFEDERGKDDFGVRVELLEDSKPEDPDRPKPRRRRKPRVLFSQAQVYELERRFKQQRYLSAPERDHLASVLKLTPTQVKIWFQNRRYKCKRQRQDQSLEMVSLPPPRRVSVPVLVRDGKPCLAADSTAYNPSYGMAPISHFTYNNYPAFSNYSSPTCNTNYACSYPAAAAAAQTMQPSSSSGNYMNFGDLNTVQNPFPSSNGSLHGIRTW; encoded by the exons ATGTTTCCCAGCCCCAGCACGTCCACTCCTTTCTCTGTCAAGGATATATTAAACCTGGAGCAGAACCAAGACGTTATGGTGTCTTCTCACGAGGTTTCTTCTCGCATGGACTGCTGCGCGGTGCcgacatcctcctcctcctcctcctcctgcatgcTGGCCCGTCTGAAGCAGGAGCCTCTCCGGGAAATGTCCTCCTCCACCGTCACATCTATGTTTGGGGAGGAAATCCACGACTCCAAAGCCAGCAGAGCCCATGCGCTCAGCTTTACCTCTGCGTTTTACGGGAAAGTCGTCATGGATATGGAGATGGACAAGAAATCAAACGAGTTTGAGGATGAACGAGGAAAAG ATGATTTCGGTGTCCGTGTCGAACTTTTGGAGGACTCCAAGCCTGAGGATCCGGACAGACCCAAGCCCCGGAGGCGCAGGAAGCCGCGGGTCCTCTTCTCCCAGGCGCAGGTGTATGAGCTGGAGCGCCGCTTCAAGCAGCAGCGGTACCTTTCCGCGCCGGAGAGGGACCACCTGGCCAGCGTGCTGAAACTCACCCCGACCCAGGTGAAGATCTGGTTCCAGAACCGGCGCTACAAGTGCAAGCGGCAGAGGCAGGACCAGAGCCTGGAGATGGTGTCTCTGCCGCCGCCGAGGAGGGTGTCGGTGCCGGTGCTGGTGCGGGATGGAAAGCCCTGCCTGGCCGCGGACTCGACCGCCTACAACCCCTCCTATGGCATGGCTCCCATCAGCCACTTCACCTACAACAACTACCCCGCTTTCAGCAACTACAGCAGCCCAACCTGCAACACGAACTATGCGTGCAGTTACCCCGCAGCCGCAGCCGCTGCGCAGACGATGCAGCCCTCCAGCAGCAGCGGGAACTACATGAACTTTGGGGACTTGAACACCGTCCAGAACCCGTTTCCCTCCAGTAACGGCTCTCTTCACGGCATTAGGACGTGGTGA
- the LOC101160821 gene encoding vesicle transport protein SEC20, with protein sequence MASSDVHVRLCEQEILKYDLEIKALIQDISECSGPPSKLTELNGDIKKCFHNLRSRIEDLKQTALEQDKLSDKQTFMLQVEGHQKQMLSNQTAWRKANLASKFSIDNTEKQSLLINGTDNTARQRKLTKEGLAQTTSDITENLMSISRMMAQQVQQSEESITSLATSSKTVQETNEEFKAMTGTIHFGRKLITKYNRRELTDKLLIFLALALFFATVLYILKKRLFPFL encoded by the exons ATGGCGTCTTCAGACGTACACGTCCGATTATGTGAACAAGAAATACTTAAATATGATTTAGAAATTAAGGCTCTCATTCAG GACATTAGTGAGTGCAGCGGCCCTCCAAGCAAGCTCACAGAGTTAAACGGcgatataaaaaaatgtttccataaCCTCAGATCAAGGATTGAG gACTTGAAGCAGACGGCATTGGAACAGGACAAACTATCAGATAAGCAAACATTTATGCTTCAAGTGGAGGGCCACCAAAAGCAGATGCTGAG TAATCAGACAGCATGGAGGAAGGCCAACTTAGCCAGCAAATTCTCCATCGACAACACGGAGAAACAGTCCCTTCTTATAAATGGAACCGATAACACCGCCAGACAAAG GAAGTTGACCAAAGAGGGGCTAGCGCAGACCACCAGTGACATTACAGAAAACCTAATGAGCATCAGCCGGATGATGGCTCAGCAAGTCCAGCAGAGTGAGGAGAGCATCACCTCTCTAG caacatcTTCCAAAACAGTCCAAGAGACCAATGAAGAATTTAAAGCTATGACGGGGACCATTCACTTTGGAAGAAAACTCATTACCAAGTACAACCGTAGGGAACTAACGGATAAGCTGCTCATCTTTCTGGCATTAGCTCTCTTCTTTGCCACAGTTCTTTACATCCTCAAGAAGAGACTCTTCCCTTTTCTGTAG
- the LOC101161566 gene encoding 60S ribosomal protein L26 produces MKLNPFVTSSRRKNRKRHFNAPSHIRRKIMSSPLSKELRQKYNVRSMPIRKDDEVQVVRGHYKGQQIGKVVQVYRKKYVIYIERVQREKANGTTVHVGIHPSKVVITRLKLDKDRKKILERKAKSRADGKEKGKYKEETIEKMQE; encoded by the exons ATGAAGCTGAATCCATTTGTAACGTCCTCCCGCCGTAAGAACCGCAAAAGGCATTTCAATGCTCCATCCCACATCAGGAGAAAGATCATGTCTTCTCCTCTGTCCAAGGAGCTCCGGCAGAAGTACAATGTGAGGTCCATGCCCATCCGTAAGGATGACGAAGTCCAG GTTGTTCGTGGACACTACAAAGGGCAGCAGATTGGCAAAGTGGTACAGGTCTACAGGAAGAAATACGTCATTTACATTGAGCGTGTGCAGAGAGAGAAGGCCAACGGAACCACAGTCCATGTCGGCATTCACCCCAGCAAG GTGGTTATCACCAGGCTAAAACTGGACAAAGATCGTAAGAAGATCCTGGAGCGCAAGGCCAAGTCTCGCGCTGATGGAAAGGAGAAAGGCAAATACAAGGAGGAGACCATTGAGAAGATGCAGGAGTAA